A portion of the Leptospira kirschneri serovar Cynopteri str. 3522 CT genome contains these proteins:
- a CDS encoding ParB/RepB/Spo0J family partition protein, whose translation MASKSKKIFQVEDAFGNKTDKTSTNLHNNSQSNALLRELMNNEKQESNQVIQNIPVKKIISKENPRKNFSSESLRELADSIKKYGLIQPISVRKIGNEYHLIAGERRLRATKLNGEEFISSIVKNVHQVDPDLIPEYKLIENIHREDLADIEIALSLTVIKSRYKLSASQLAEKFNKSISWVKQKLMHASAINDLVEAGKIKNPDLISKVPTSILMEVLPTIKANHKDALDWLLTKAKNDSLPTQAEARKYAKSFSISNSSSKKTKSFTNLKTLQDQINDIDRKIDELKKKKKKLKDQMDLLT comes from the coding sequence ATGGCTTCTAAATCTAAAAAAATTTTCCAAGTTGAAGATGCTTTCGGAAACAAAACCGATAAAACTTCTACTAACTTACATAATAATTCGCAAAGTAATGCATTATTACGCGAATTGATGAATAATGAAAAACAGGAATCCAATCAAGTAATACAAAATATTCCAGTTAAGAAAATTATTAGCAAAGAAAATCCTAGAAAAAATTTCAGCAGTGAATCTCTTCGAGAATTAGCCGATAGCATTAAAAAATATGGATTAATTCAACCTATTTCTGTTCGAAAAATTGGGAACGAATATCATCTCATCGCGGGGGAAAGGAGACTTCGTGCGACAAAGTTAAACGGCGAAGAATTTATTTCATCTATTGTTAAAAATGTTCACCAAGTAGATCCGGATTTAATTCCCGAATATAAATTGATTGAAAATATTCATCGAGAGGATCTTGCAGACATAGAAATTGCCCTTAGCCTAACTGTTATTAAATCTAGATATAAACTTTCAGCTTCTCAACTTGCAGAAAAATTCAATAAATCAATTTCTTGGGTAAAGCAAAAACTGATGCATGCTTCGGCTATTAACGATTTAGTTGAAGCTGGGAAAATCAAAAATCCTGATTTAATAAGTAAAGTCCCGACTTCAATTCTGATGGAAGTTTTACCTACAATTAAAGCTAATCATAAAGATGCATTAGATTGGTTGCTTACTAAAGCAAAAAATGATTCTTTGCCAACTCAAGCAGAAGCTAGAAAATATGCTAAATCTTTTTCAATATCCAACAGCAGTTCAAAGAAAACTAAATCTTTTACTAACCTCAAAACTCTTCAAGATCAAATAAACGATATTGATAGAAAAATTGATGAATTAAAAAAGAAAAAAAAGAAGCTCAAAGATCAAATGGATTTACTGACATGA
- a CDS encoding ParA family protein yields MSHKPYVFVFANVKGGVSKTTSATHSSMALARRGRTLAIDHDPQGDLSNAFLPNEPLELFDNANTFSVIRGETTLKESTRNVYNVDILPSSMELEDFQYHVGKDIALVTKLNTVISKSNYDFVIIDTPGSGSYELLSALLAANAVIIPVNPSKWAIRTVKKIFKKINEALNFPGTKITSVFILPTIWNNSGRSEQILEQLQQIPNLLDQLQANETGYELVPTPGLLPPIPQSTTIRDRTEFGEPLKEGTEGWNAYDSLAEALIQKSGLSIRSVK; encoded by the coding sequence ATGAGCCATAAACCTTATGTGTTTGTTTTCGCGAATGTCAAGGGAGGAGTCTCAAAAACTACTAGTGCTACACACAGCTCTATGGCATTAGCCAGAAGAGGTCGCACACTTGCGATTGACCACGACCCCCAAGGCGATCTTTCCAACGCATTTCTTCCAAACGAACCTCTAGAATTATTTGACAATGCAAATACGTTCTCTGTGATAAGAGGCGAAACAACACTCAAAGAATCAACAAGGAATGTCTATAACGTTGACATACTTCCATCTTCGATGGAATTAGAAGATTTTCAGTATCATGTAGGAAAAGACATCGCACTTGTCACAAAGCTAAATACTGTTATTTCAAAATCAAATTACGATTTCGTCATAATTGATACCCCTGGATCAGGCTCTTATGAACTTCTTTCCGCTCTGCTTGCTGCCAATGCTGTAATTATCCCAGTAAATCCTTCAAAGTGGGCAATTCGAACAGTAAAAAAAATCTTTAAAAAAATCAATGAGGCTTTGAATTTTCCAGGCACTAAAATAACCTCCGTATTTATACTACCGACGATTTGGAATAATTCAGGTCGAAGCGAACAAATATTAGAACAACTACAACAAATCCCAAATTTATTAGATCAGTTACAAGCAAATGAAACTGGATACGAATTAGTCCCTACCCCAGGCTTACTACCTCCAATTCCTCAATCAACGACAATTCGCGATAGAACTGAATTTGGGGAACCCTTAAAAGAAGGCACAGAAGGTTGGAATGCTTATGATTCCTTAGCAGAAGCCTTAATCCAAAAATCAGGTCTATCAATTCGTTCAGTCAAATGA
- a CDS encoding helix-turn-helix domain-containing protein, which produces MSTLFERLSEIDDDLKLSHSKMAAKLGVNRSTYYKYKNGTLAIPKSILIILRLKGYDEQWILSGKGQMKLKDSVHLVEMQKRLKLISKLDSYGVLDSIDKLPETPSSVQKKIIREFFIFLSSKFV; this is translated from the coding sequence ATGTCTACACTTTTTGAAAGACTTTCCGAAATTGACGACGACCTAAAACTGAGTCACAGCAAGATGGCCGCGAAATTGGGTGTCAATCGTTCTACTTATTACAAATACAAAAACGGCACTCTTGCTATCCCTAAGTCTATTTTGATCATTTTAAGGCTTAAAGGTTATGACGAACAGTGGATTCTTTCCGGTAAAGGGCAAATGAAACTCAAAGATTCCGTTCATTTAGTCGAAATGCAAAAAAGGTTAAAACTCATTTCTAAACTCGACTCTTACGGTGTGTTAGATTCTATTGATAAATTACCAGAAACGCCGTCCTCTGTTCAAAAGAAAATCATTCGAGAGTTCTTTATTTTCTTATCTTCTAAGTTTGTGTAA
- a CDS encoding type II toxin-antitoxin system death-on-curing family toxin, translating into MRKEPRWLNQKIVLTIHLDQLKQHGGSQGIRDQGLLESALDRPKNKWYNHSSSNIFDLAASLCIGIAKNHPFIDGNKRVAFMATYVFLGINGYNIEVPEEEVVSIMLKVASGNINETNLSIWLKDSSNRNLR; encoded by the coding sequence ATGAGAAAAGAACCAAGATGGTTGAATCAGAAAATCGTTTTAACAATTCATTTAGACCAACTGAAACAACATGGCGGTTCTCAAGGGATTCGGGATCAAGGACTTCTTGAATCGGCTCTCGATCGGCCAAAGAATAAATGGTACAATCACTCCTCCTCCAACATCTTTGATTTAGCCGCTTCTCTATGTATAGGGATAGCGAAGAATCACCCTTTTATTGATGGTAATAAGCGTGTCGCTTTCATGGCGACTTATGTATTTCTTGGAATCAATGGTTACAACATAGAGGTTCCGGAAGAAGAAGTCGTTTCTATCATGCTGAAAGTTGCTAGTGGAAATATTAACGAAACAAACCTATCAATCTGGTTAAAAGATAGTTCGAATCGTAATTTGCGGTAG
- a CDS encoding AbrB/MazE/SpoVT family DNA-binding domain-containing protein, translating into MDNSSVKKTTIRAIGNSAGATIPKALLEKYNFHEGDTVFLLETESGILLSPYDPDFEEAMDIYQKGSKKYRNALRELAK; encoded by the coding sequence ATGGATAATTCATCAGTAAAAAAAACGACAATTCGGGCAATAGGCAACTCCGCCGGGGCAACAATTCCTAAAGCTCTATTAGAGAAGTATAATTTTCATGAAGGCGACACCGTATTTCTCTTAGAAACCGAATCGGGGATTCTTTTATCTCCTTATGATCCCGACTTTGAAGAAGCAATGGATATTTACCAAAAAGGTTCCAAAAAGTACCGGAATGCACTAAGAGAATTGGCTAAATGA
- a CDS encoding Rpn family recombination-promoting nuclease/putative transposase, whose product MTNPHDRLIRETLQDKEDAISFFKNSLPEKVIELLDLNGLELTQSSFISENLKEEQTDLLFQIPLKSGKKANVYLLFEHKSYLDEAVFSQLLGYISAIYKSQYKTDKKYSVVIPFVFYHGERSWTLGNSFQDRFILSKNEEEVFKKYIPDFELELFDLSKVDLNRLESITLRVILGVVQKIWEGDSSFLSHLGEVFELLTGLKNESKRVEIFQKLFLYIFNVRELEPTEITSLLSHSRYNREYEDLAMTTAEKLIQKGEIKGKVETKIEIARNMLLKGASLEFVLSVTGLTEQELKGYGVI is encoded by the coding sequence ATGACAAACCCACATGATCGTTTAATCCGGGAAACTCTACAGGACAAAGAGGATGCGATTTCCTTTTTTAAAAATAGTTTACCCGAAAAAGTAATCGAACTTTTGGACCTAAACGGATTAGAACTAACACAATCTAGTTTTATTTCAGAAAACTTAAAAGAAGAACAAACCGATCTACTCTTTCAGATCCCACTGAAATCCGGTAAAAAAGCAAACGTCTATCTTCTATTTGAACACAAAAGTTATTTGGATGAAGCAGTCTTTAGCCAACTCTTAGGATATATATCCGCAATCTACAAGTCTCAATATAAGACGGATAAAAAATACTCAGTTGTGATTCCGTTTGTGTTCTATCACGGTGAAAGGTCTTGGACTTTAGGAAATAGTTTTCAAGATAGGTTTATACTCTCTAAAAACGAAGAAGAAGTATTTAAAAAATACATTCCAGATTTTGAATTAGAATTATTTGATCTGTCGAAAGTAGATCTAAACCGATTGGAAAGTATCACCCTAAGAGTGATTTTAGGAGTGGTTCAAAAAATATGGGAAGGGGATAGTTCATTTTTAAGTCATTTAGGAGAAGTATTTGAACTCTTAACAGGTCTAAAAAACGAATCGAAAAGGGTTGAAATTTTCCAAAAACTGTTTTTATATATATTTAATGTAAGAGAACTTGAACCGACTGAAATTACAAGTTTACTCAGTCATTCAAGGTATAATAGGGAATACGAGGATTTAGCCATGACAACAGCTGAAAAGTTAATTCAAAAAGGTGAAATAAAAGGTAAAGTTGAAACTAAAATTGAAATTGCCAGAAATATGCTATTGAAAGGTGCTAGCTTAGAATTTGTTTTAAGTGTAACTGGACTTACAGAACAAGAGTTGAAAGGCTATGGAGTGATATAA